The Mucilaginibacter terrae region GCGCCATTTGCGCCACTGTTAATTTGAGTTCCAATTTTTCGATCTGCACGTTATCCGACAATTCAAAAGGGAAGGTTTCCTGCTTGGTGAATTCACTTAACCAGTTTTCAAGCTGGCTATTAACCGGCGCAAGTTTTGGATCGTAATTGATCTTCGTATTTACCTGCAAGGATTTCAGTGTAAGCATCTGCTTGTTCATAAAAAAAGGTTGATCCGCAGGTCGCACCAATTGTTTTTTACTGATCAGGTTTTCCTCGTACCAATGACAAAAGCCGCTTTGATTAAAGTTCAAATAAAACAGAACCTCAATAACGGCATGTGTTAAATCCCGGTCGTCCTCAAAAGATGTTGTAGCCTCAACCGTTTCAATGAAGGAAAGAATGTATTCTGCCGTCCTATAATTAAGCGGGGCGTTGACCTCCGCGCCAATAATGGGTGATAAATAATCGCGGATACAGGCCTTTAAACCCAAATCCATTTCAACCTCTTGTAATCCTGCACTCAACTGCTCCGCAGCGTCTGACAGTCGTCTTCTAACATCTACTATCGCTGCATCCGGTATTTTGCCGTTCTCATCGATATACACGTTAAAATACTGTACCTGAAAATCTTTCAGGTTGAGCAAACAGTTTAAGAGTTTATCCGCTTGTTGAAAGTTAATGTCTGTCATTGCCAGATCTGACATCCTACCACGCTGAATAGCGCCAAATAATTGATCAGCCAATTCCACAATGATCTGTTGTTGAAAAGCAACATACCTTTTGATGACAGCCTCTTTAGGCTGGTTCAACAAAAAGTCTGTCCAGACTTTTTTGATCCGCTGGCATTCCGTAGAAATTCGTTTTTCAAGATCGTTGGTTTTGGTGATTGAACTGTTTGTTTCTAAAGCGGCAAGTATATTGACCGCCCATTCTGCCAGCAACGTCAATTCGTCCTTTAACATTGTTTAATTTTTAATTAAATTAGCAATTACAGTTTAAGCTGTCCAACGTTGACTGATTTTCCAAAGCCGGACTGATGACTAACCGTTGTCAGAATGGTAATCGTGGTATTGGTAGGATCGCCAACCGTTGTTTCAAAGCCGTTGGATTCCGATAAAGGGTTGAAACGATACAGTTTGCTGGTTTTTTTCTTGAATAGTTTTGCTTGTGGATTTTTCATAATGATAACTTTTCCCTCAAAATCCGGGTACAGAAGCTTTTATGAAACTTTGTTACACGCACGACATGTTGCTGTAGAAACATAACATTCGATGACAATGAGATTACAATCCAGCCTTATCTTCTTGGGTAAAAATGATTTGAAAATTTTCCTCCGACACTTAACAGGTTGGAGTATTTTCATTGGCTACGAGTTAACCTTTATTTTATTCAGTGGCGGGCGCATCGGCAGCCCATTTGATATCGCATGTTATTATGCGTTGAATATTGTATTGTTCTATTTCAACGCATTGGTTTTGTTTCCCTTCGGTATCCGTTCCAAGTCCCGTTCGCTCATCGTGATCCCCATCCTTGTCGTCTTTGAAATGGTGGCTTACCTGTTGATCAAATATTGCCTTGATTTTTTGTTATCGATCCCTGCTGATGGATTCCCCGATGAACTTTCCTATATCAAAATCATGTTGGTACCCAATATTTATAGAGGAATTTATTTCATTGGGTTTAGTGCGCTGTATTGGTCAATCCTAAGAACGAGCACTTTCCGTAAACGTGCTTTTGATAGTGAAACGAAACAACTCACTACCGAGAAGGAAAATGCCGAACTGGAGCGAAATTTGGCAGAGGCGATGAATGCTTACCTACAACAGCAGATCAACCCGCATTTACTTTTCAATACGCTGACCTTCATCCACAATACTTACTATAAGTATTCAAAAGCGGCTTCGCAATGTGTTTTGCTATTGGTTGATATTATGCGTTTTACCTTGGATGATGTAGACATCAACGGCAGAACTAAACTAAGCAAGGAAGTTGAGCAAATTGAGAACTTTATCGAGATCAACCAGCTCCGGTTCGACCATGAACTTCGGATCGATTTTCGATACCAGGCAGACACGGAATCACCGGTGATTATTCCTTTGATCTTACTGACACTAACTGAAAATATTTTTAAGCATGGCTATCTGAGGAAAAAGGATGAACATGCTAAACTTCATATTTCGGTCAATGAGCATAATGAATTAACGTTTTCCAGCTGGAACCTTAAAAAACACGAGCCGGAAGTTAAGCGTCGCAGATCATTAGGCATCAAAAATGTCATCAAGCGGTTAGAGCACAGCTATAAGCATCAATACGATTTGAGGATGGTGGATGAGGAAGAAAGTTTTGGGGTAGAATTAAAGATGCAATTATGAGTTTAAAATGTTATGTAGTGGATGATGAGCTTCATTCCGTAGAAATGCTAATAGAGTATATTGAACAAACTGAGGGTTTAGAATTGTATGGATATTCCACAAACCCATTGGTTGCTTTGAATGAGGTAACCAGCGCCGATCCTCCAGACATTACCTTTCTGGATATTGAAATGCCTGAGCTTTCGGGGATGGAATTTGCACCCCTGGTTAGTCTTTACACGAAGATCGTGATTACTACTGCCTTCCAAGAGTTCGCGTTTGAAGCATTTGAAAAGGAAGCTTTTGATTTTCTGCTAAAACCCATCAGTTATCCAAGGTTCAGGAGATGTATTCAAAGAATACAAAGGACTGTTGCACTGGCAGCACCTGTACAGGAGAAAAAGCGGAACTTCTTTTTTGTCAAAACTGAAACAAGGGGTAAGATGATCAAAGTAGCGATCAAGGATATTCTTTATGTCGAAGGCGCACAAAATTACATCAAGATCTATGTGGGCAACGAGGTTATTATGCCATACCTTACTATCAACGAGATAGAGCAATATTTGCCATTGGATCAGTTTGCCAGGATTCACCAATCCTTTATTGTTAATACAGAACGGATCAAAGCGGTGGAACAAACCAGGATCACCTTAGAAAATAATACTCATCTTAATTTAGGGCGGTATTACAAAGAACCCTTTCTTGATAAGATGAACGCCTTGCTACTCAAATCAAGGCGAAAGTTTTAACGGTTCGTTTTGTTTTTCGCCCGATGAGATTGAAAATATTTGTAGAGCACATAATATACAACCAGTTCGTTATTACGTTGCCGGTCAACGAACAAGCGGTTAATGTGCATATGGACCAGGTCCGCTAATAACTGGGTATTTCTTTTGCTTTCAAATTGAGCGGATCTGCGACGTACATTGTTTAAATGTAGCGTGAATAAATTAGCCGAATACCTTAATCCTAATTTATCGTAAAACATTTCATCACCTAACAAAAGGCCAACTTCCGCTCTCAATTCACGAAATTTCAGATCCAGATCAACTTTCAAGGTTTTGTCCGAGGAGAATTCTGCATAGAAAATATTAACCATTTGCTCCAAAAAGCTAATCTGTTCGTCAATGTCAGGTATAAATGCTTCTAAAAGTTGTACGACGGATACGAAGGCAAGGCTGTGGTAGGAGTATGCAAATGTCTTTAGATAAGTTTTTTTGATAAAATTTACCACCAACTCGCTACTGCCGTAAAACATACCCTCGACTGATTCGATCAGGTCTGCACCGTAGCGCTCCATTTCCCGCTTGTATATATCCGCCTGGTATTCGCGAATTAAATGATATTTAACTGTGCTGTTGATGCGTTTTTTCAGGCCGGAAAGAACCAAACCAATGGCATTTTCTTCGATATGTAACCGTAACCTAATATGATAGGCTGAATCCCGATACCGAATGAAAAACCAGGAATGAAATTGGCCTTTGTCTATTTGTGACAAATAAGGAAGCAGTTTTTTAACCAGCAATTCGTTTGCTATGGCAGGGTTGCAGTAAAACTTCAGGTAGAGCCACTTGCTGCCTAACACATAATCAGAAGGAATATGGCTATCTCTCAGAGGGGCATCAGCGCGAATTCCAGGGTAAACTTCCTTCGTTTTAAATAAGGAAGCAACGAATTGATTAACCATTGTTTGGCTACCCGTATGATCGAGCACAATTGGTGCGGGCCGAATAAATTCCTGTAATACGGCGGGTGAGCCCCGTTTTAAAGAGTCCAGCAAGAGTTTGACCTCCTCCATATTTTCCAGATCGAATACTAACTGCTGGTCAAAATTGCTCAGGGAGATAAACTGCGGCAAATTCCGCTTTTCTTTTAACTCATTGAAAATCTTGATAGCCGGGTCTTCTTTTGACCTTTTTAAAAGATCAACCTCATCTGCTGATAAATGCCAGGAGGCCAAACTTAAAATAGCATGCTTATAGGTAACCCTTGGGTAAGCGGGCATACCAGAAAAGAAATTTTCTAAATGAAAAGTATATGAACCTTGTACGCCCTGATATTGCAGGTCACAAAGCAAACGAAAAATAGCTAAGTGATTACGGTTGAAATTATAAGCAGAAGAAAGGCGTGGGATTATTACTTTGTTCAAACGTCTGGATTCCAAAACCAATTGGTCACCAACCACTGAGAGCCATAGATCAGGTAACGCGATCTGTTTTTCTACAGGTAAAGTTGACACGACATTGATTGGTATCTCATATTCATAACTATGTGGCCTCCGGTTAATGTTATCTGCATGTTGGTCAGAAAGCTGCCCTATATCCGCGAAGATCACATTAGGATTTGCTCGTTGTTCTTCATTAACCATTGACTTTGTTAATGATAACACATCTTTGCTCCAAGCCGCAAACCGGCCGAGTAACGCAGTTGCCGTAACGCCACCAACTGATTCCAGGTAAGTACCGTCTTCCAATACCCTAAAAAGTACAGAAATTGTAGGGGGTGAGGGGAGGGCCTGCGTTTTGTTCAACAAGCTTAAATCCTCATCCGTTAAATCGATACGATTTGAATTAGGCTTACCAGCCGTCCATTTAGATAACAACATCCGGTGAACACCAGACCATACGACGCTATTTTGGTTAGCCTGCCGCGACATAAATTTCACGTCACGTAGTAGATCTGTTTCATTTTCAACATTTTCGAGTGATCCATAACCAATGCCTATATCCGGGTCAAGTGCCTGCAGTAATGATATTTTTTGTTTGTCATACTTTAGCCTAAAAGCATTGATAAAATCCTGCAACATTGCCGGTTGCTGAGGTGCAACTAAAACGGACATCGCTTTTAAGCCATCGCGTAAATCATTTTGGTGGTCAGTGCCAAGGCATCCAGATCTTATCTTACTTTCTAATCCTGCATAAAAGTATTGTTTCGGTTGCTGTTCCTCATTGATACCCAACAGCTCGTTCAGTCTGCCGCTTATGGAAATAAGTGCTGCTAAGTCGTGTATTTCAACCTTTTTTAAATTTTGCAAAATATCCCCAAACACTTTTTGAAAGCGGTTAGGCTCAGACGCTTGATCTAACATTCGCTCTAAGTAATCCTGCCCGATAATATTAATCGAGGTATCGCTGATCACAATACCAGCTGTTACCAAAAATGTCAGATAATCACTGGCTGTATCTTCATCACAACCGGTAATCGACCTGATAAGACCAATGATCTCGTCACCTTTTTTTCTGCCAGAATGCAGGTAATCGAGGATGCCGGTGGTCAGCTTATTGCGCTCAAATGATTCCAGATCAAAGAAAATTTGGGGGCTGTTGTCTGAAAAACTCGTTTTTATAAATCTGTAATCCTTACTCCAGGGGTAGAGTGCGGGATTAAGCAGGTAGTGCTTCTGGTTAATGTTAAGATTGTTTATCCGCTCTGCGAGTGGTTTTAGGTACGTTTGATCAAAACTAATATGCGTTTTAAAATTAGCAGGTGATTCCAGTACTATTGCCTCTTTTTCACCCCATTCAATAGTCGTGAATGAAGCAAATGTTCCGAATGGTGTAGGTCTAAAACACATTCGGTTGAAATATCGCAGAATACTTTTAATTTGCCCATCTGTCAGCAATAGAGGATCAAACTTTTTTTGTTCCAACAATTTATACAGTGCAGGGCTGGCAAAGAAAATCGACTTTAAGTTTGGATTTTTTAGCAAAGAATCCAAACTTAAAGAGTAATTCTTAATACTTAAAGATGGCGATCTAAGCAATAAAGTCTTTGAGTAGCTGTAATCCATCTAATAACTGATACATCGAAATATTCAATCATAGATTGATTCGACTGAATTTAAAGAGGAGGATATACCTCAATTTAGTAAATCAAGGCGCGGATTTACTTGTTGCTCTTTTTTGACTTTGTTTCGCTTCTTTTATGGTTTGCTTCCTGTAGTGCGATAACTTTCTTTTGAGTGTCGACAATTTCAATCATGTCTTTAAGCTTATCATCCTTTAACCGTAAATCGGTCTCCAACTCTGTAATCTTATTTTGAAGAGAAATAAAATCCTGACTGAACATACTCTTTAATGGTTCTTCGTTTAGATAATAAAGAAATAAATTTTTGTTTAAAAGCTTAGACAACAGTATTAATTTGTCAATATCGACTGATTCACGTTTATAGATCCCGAACAATGTTGATTCACTTACATTGATATAATCCGCGACAACTTTGGCTTTAAGCCCGCGCTCTTTTACCAATTCATGAATTACCAAGCCTATAAATACGCCCATGTACAAATTTCGAGATTGCGGTCGGGCAAAAGGTCAATTGAAACTATGGTATATAGGAAGCAAATACTATCATATTTTAATAGTTAGGTTATAAAAGTTATATTTGTGATAGGATTTCGTGCTTACACTGTTAAATACGCAAGTAAAAGCTACAATGATTTGAAGAAAATCGAATCCAATTAAGAAAATTGATATTTTTGCAGGACTTACCGTTTGTTATTAAGTAGGACTGCTTACGAGCCTCGCAGCTAAATCTGACAATATTTTCCAGCGAGCGTGAGTGAAGCACCTTAACCCTATACTTATGTTATAGGGTCGGTGCTCGCTTATGTCTATGTTGGAGACTTAGGCCGAAAGGCTTTAGTTGGCTTTGTCAGAGCCATGCTACATTTGACTTTGCGAGTTACCGGCCCTGTAGCTTTTGGCCTTAACATCTTTCAAACGCGAGGCTCATATTATTAATCATAATAATGTGAGTAATGCCCGAGTACAAAAAACTATCTGATCAAGAACTTCTCGTCCTCATCAAGGACGACGATCATTTAGCGTACGAGGAAGTTTATCATCGTTATTACTTTCTTTTGTTCACCCATGCCTACAAAAAGGTTAACCGGGCTGAGGAAGCTAAAGACGTCATTCAAGATATTTTTACTAAACTTTGGAGCAATCGAAATAACCTATCAGCCACAAATCTTGCTGGCTACCTATACACCGCTGTCAAAAATAAGGTTTTTGACCTTTATGCCCACGAACGAGTTAAGTTCAACTATGTGCATGCTTTCCAGGAGTATATAAATAATTATCAATTCAGCGCCGCAGATCATCTTATCCGAGAGAAACAACTCCGTATCGCTATCGATCAGGAGATTGAACAGCTACCGCCTAAGATGAGGCGCATATTCAACCTAAGCAGGAAGGAACATCTTTCTCATTCAGAAATTGCACAGCAACTTGAAACATCGGAAAACAACGTTTCTAAGCATATTAACAATGCGATCCGAATTTTAAAGCTAAAGTTGGGCGTAATATCCTTCCTCTATTTATTTATCATTAAATAATTATAAATAGAGTATTAATAATTTTCCTTTTTGCTTTTCCCAGCCGTCTTGTGGTTAAATTGACTAAGCTGTTATGACCGAAGATGATATAAAAGATCTCTTTAAAAGATACCAGGAAGGAAATTGTACTGTTGAAGAACGTGATGTTTTAGAAAGTTGGTATTTACAATATCACTCTAAGACTGAAAGTCTCCGTACCGAGCAAATTGAAGAATTTGGTAAGGAGATATTAGCACAACTACCGGCAAAAAATCCGCATCGCCATTTTAAGATGCCCTGGCGTTTACTCACTGCGGCAACATTAGCATTATTCGCCGTTGGCTTCTCTATCTATCTATTAAAGCCCAATCGCCCCATTACTAAGAATTTTGCATATCACATAAAGCCAGGATCAAATAAAGCTATACTTACACTCGCAAACGGCTTAAAAGTGAACCTTAATGATGTTAGGAATGGCTTTATTACCAAACAAGATGGAATTACAATCGAAAAAGCTACTAACGGACTTGTCCAGTACAAACAGCATGGCAAATTCGCCAGCGTAGCTTTAAACCAGTTAAACACCGTCAGCACACCTAATGGCGGTCAATGGCAAATTAATTTACCGGATGGAACTCATGTTTGGTTGAATTCAGCATCATCATTGACCTATCCCATATCATTCGACCGCCTGCCTAATAGAAAGGTGAAAATAACAGGTGAGGCCTACTTTGAAGTTGCTAAAGATAAAAGTCACCCATTTATAGTAGAAGCAGGCAATCAGTTTGTTAAAGTGCTGGGAACTCATTTTAATATCAATTCTTATCCTAATGAGCCTACATTGAAAACCACACTAATAGAGGGAAGTGTTCAAATTTCGACCACGCAAAAAGAAGTAATATTAAAACCAGGGGAACAAGCAAAAGTATCGAAAGGTAAAATTTCAATTGCCAAGATCGACACTGAACCTGTCATCGCCTGGAAAGATGGGGATTTCATTTTCAAGGATATTGACTTCAAAACTACTATGCGTCAAATTTCAAGGTGGTATGACGTAGAGGTGATCTATAAAACTGAACCTGTCAGTTTCACGCCAGGTGGTTGGGTTTCCCGTTCTAAAGACATCAACACCGTTTTGAAAATAATGGAATCAACAGAACATGTTCACTTCAAAGTTGACGGAAGGAGGATCGTGGTTACCCAATAGAATTTTACTCCCTTTCCAAAAGGAAGGCCAGGTGTGCTGGAAACACAACTGGCCCGGTAGCTGGAAATACGCTAATTAATTTCTCAAGTCATCAACATTTTTCACAACTAAACAAATGTATAAATTTTATACGCATAAATTGGGTGTGCTCTTTTGGCGCTTACTCGCATACTTGTCAAATCTTAACACCAAACTAATCCTAATCGCCGCATTGCTTCTTGCAAGTACTGCTGCCAACGCCCAGCAAATCACTATAAAGGTCAAAAATGCTTCCTTGGAAAGTGTTTTTAAGGAAATTCGTAGTCAAAGTGGGTATGATGTGTTTTTCGACAGAAACCTATTACAAAAGGCAAAGCCAGTCAATGTCGATTTTGTAAGTGCCACTTTAGAGCAAGCAATGATAAACGTGCTTAAAAATCAGCCTTTGACTTATACGATTGAAGCAAGAACGGTAATCATTAAAGATAAACCAACACAACAAATTAAACCAACTTTACCGCAATCGCATCCGGCGGAAATAATGGGTAGAGTTACAGATACTACTGGTTCGCCATTAAATGGTGCGACGATACGTGTCGCCGGTCGAGATTACATCGTTTTAAGCAAATCAGATGGCACGTTTCGTGTTGAAGCTGACATTGGAGAAAGTTTAACAGTATCTTTTGTGGGGTACGATAGCAAAACTGTTAGAATTACTGAAATCATTGCCGGTAAATCAATCATGCTCAAAATGGCAGCAGCGTCATTAGAAGCGATAAATGTGGTCAGCACTGGCTATCAGTCAATTCAAAAGGAAAGAACAACTGGTAGTTTTGCACAACCTAATAAAGAGATGTACAGTTCCAGGGTGTCAACTGATGTTCTGTCCAAATTAAATGGTATAGCCAGTGGATTAGTATTTAATTCAAATACCGTAGCCTCAAGAAACGGCCTTGATGTTAATATCCGTGGTCGGAGCACGATTTTCGCGAATGATCAGCCTCTTATCGTAGTAGATAATTTTCCTTATAATGGAGATATAAATAACATCAATCCAAATGATGTTGAAAGTATTACAGTTTTAAGAGATGCCGCCGCCGCTAGTATATGGGGAGTAAGAGCGGGTAATGGCGTAATTGTAATTACCACCAATAAAGGGAAATTAAATCAAGCATTAAAAATAGGTTTCAATGCAAACTTAACTGTATTTAACAAGCCCGATCTTTACTATAATCCAAATCAATTGGAGTCAAAATCCTACATTGAACTGGAGCGTTTTTTATATGGAAAAGGCTACTACAATACCAGTCTTTCTAATACTACTACAGGGCCTGTTATATCGCCTGCGGTAAAGCTTTTCGCTTCAAACAGTAACGATATAAGTACGCAATTAGACAACCTAAATAGCTATGATGTTAATAAACAACTGAGCGAATATTTTTACAGGAAAGCAGTAAATCAACAGTATGCCGTAAATCTCTCTGGGGGATCACAAAAAGTGAGGTATTACTTTTCAGCAGGCTTTGATAATAACCTTTCCAGTCTGAATGAAAATGCAAGTGAACGAATCACTATAAATTCACAAAATATTTTCAGCGTTCTGAAAAACCTGGAATTGACAGCGGGTGTGAACATCGTCCAAACTAAAAGGGTTATTGATAACACGTTAACCAACATTCAAAATCGAATCTTTCCTTATACCCAGTTTGCAGATTCTAATGGAAAGCCTTTGGCGGTACCATATCAGTATAATGAGGCATTTATGCAAACTCAGATGTCGAAGGGTTTTTTAGACTGGTCTTATGTTCCATTAAATGAATTAGGTGCAACCGATAACACGTCTAAGTTGATGGATGTCAGGATCAATGCTGGTTTAAAATACACCTTAATTAAGGGTCTGACTGCTGAAGTAAAGTATCAATACCAGCGAAGTGATCTCGACAATCGACTATACCAAGGCCTTCAAACTTGGTATGTTCGTAATTATATAAATCAGTTCTCCGTGGTTTCCAGCAACAAAGTGTCTGGTTACAATGTACCGAAAGGTGGTATTCTAAATTTATCCGATAATAATGCTGTTGCAAATAATGTTCGGGGAACATTGAACTATACGTATTTAGACAAAGATCACAGCATAACCGCTTTAGCGGGTTATGAATTATCACAAACAACGGCAGACGGTAACACATCCGTTCTTTACGGTTATGACGATAATTTAGCTACTTACACAAATATTAACCCGCTTACCTCATTTAATATCAATCCTGTTGGGAGTAGTACAATAGCCAGCGGCTTGGGTATATCTTCAACGTTGGTTCG contains the following coding sequences:
- a CDS encoding sensor histidine kinase; translated protein: MRLQSSLIFLGKNDLKIFLRHLTGWSIFIGYELTFILFSGGRIGSPFDIACYYALNIVLFYFNALVLFPFGIRSKSRSLIVIPILVVFEMVAYLLIKYCLDFLLSIPADGFPDELSYIKIMLVPNIYRGIYFIGFSALYWSILRTSTFRKRAFDSETKQLTTEKENAELERNLAEAMNAYLQQQINPHLLFNTLTFIHNTYYKYSKAASQCVLLLVDIMRFTLDDVDINGRTKLSKEVEQIENFIEINQLRFDHELRIDFRYQADTESPVIIPLILLTLTENIFKHGYLRKKDEHAKLHISVNEHNELTFSSWNLKKHEPEVKRRRSLGIKNVIKRLEHSYKHQYDLRMVDEEESFGVELKMQL
- a CDS encoding LytR/AlgR family response regulator transcription factor, with product MSLKCYVVDDELHSVEMLIEYIEQTEGLELYGYSTNPLVALNEVTSADPPDITFLDIEMPELSGMEFAPLVSLYTKIVITTAFQEFAFEAFEKEAFDFLLKPISYPRFRRCIQRIQRTVALAAPVQEKKRNFFFVKTETRGKMIKVAIKDILYVEGAQNYIKIYVGNEVIMPYLTINEIEQYLPLDQFARIHQSFIVNTERIKAVEQTRITLENNTHLNLGRYYKEPFLDKMNALLLKSRRKF
- a CDS encoding lantibiotic dehydratase encodes the protein MDYSYSKTLLLRSPSLSIKNYSLSLDSLLKNPNLKSIFFASPALYKLLEQKKFDPLLLTDGQIKSILRYFNRMCFRPTPFGTFASFTTIEWGEKEAIVLESPANFKTHISFDQTYLKPLAERINNLNINQKHYLLNPALYPWSKDYRFIKTSFSDNSPQIFFDLESFERNKLTTGILDYLHSGRKKGDEIIGLIRSITGCDEDTASDYLTFLVTAGIVISDTSINIIGQDYLERMLDQASEPNRFQKVFGDILQNLKKVEIHDLAALISISGRLNELLGINEEQQPKQYFYAGLESKIRSGCLGTDHQNDLRDGLKAMSVLVAPQQPAMLQDFINAFRLKYDKQKISLLQALDPDIGIGYGSLENVENETDLLRDVKFMSRQANQNSVVWSGVHRMLLSKWTAGKPNSNRIDLTDEDLSLLNKTQALPSPPTISVLFRVLEDGTYLESVGGVTATALLGRFAAWSKDVLSLTKSMVNEEQRANPNVIFADIGQLSDQHADNINRRPHSYEYEIPINVVSTLPVEKQIALPDLWLSVVGDQLVLESRRLNKVIIPRLSSAYNFNRNHLAIFRLLCDLQYQGVQGSYTFHLENFFSGMPAYPRVTYKHAILSLASWHLSADEVDLLKRSKEDPAIKIFNELKEKRNLPQFISLSNFDQQLVFDLENMEEVKLLLDSLKRGSPAVLQEFIRPAPIVLDHTGSQTMVNQFVASLFKTKEVYPGIRADAPLRDSHIPSDYVLGSKWLYLKFYCNPAIANELLVKKLLPYLSQIDKGQFHSWFFIRYRDSAYHIRLRLHIEENAIGLVLSGLKKRINSTVKYHLIREYQADIYKREMERYGADLIESVEGMFYGSSELVVNFIKKTYLKTFAYSYHSLAFVSVVQLLEAFIPDIDEQISFLEQMVNIFYAEFSSDKTLKVDLDLKFRELRAEVGLLLGDEMFYDKLGLRYSANLFTLHLNNVRRRSAQFESKRNTQLLADLVHMHINRLFVDRQRNNELVVYYVLYKYFQSHRAKNKTNR
- a CDS encoding RNA polymerase sigma factor, with the protein product MPEYKKLSDQELLVLIKDDDHLAYEEVYHRYYFLLFTHAYKKVNRAEEAKDVIQDIFTKLWSNRNNLSATNLAGYLYTAVKNKVFDLYAHERVKFNYVHAFQEYINNYQFSAADHLIREKQLRIAIDQEIEQLPPKMRRIFNLSRKEHLSHSEIAQQLETSENNVSKHINNAIRILKLKLGVISFLYLFIIK
- a CDS encoding FecR family protein, translating into MTEDDIKDLFKRYQEGNCTVEERDVLESWYLQYHSKTESLRTEQIEEFGKEILAQLPAKNPHRHFKMPWRLLTAATLALFAVGFSIYLLKPNRPITKNFAYHIKPGSNKAILTLANGLKVNLNDVRNGFITKQDGITIEKATNGLVQYKQHGKFASVALNQLNTVSTPNGGQWQINLPDGTHVWLNSASSLTYPISFDRLPNRKVKITGEAYFEVAKDKSHPFIVEAGNQFVKVLGTHFNINSYPNEPTLKTTLIEGSVQISTTQKEVILKPGEQAKVSKGKISIAKIDTEPVIAWKDGDFIFKDIDFKTTMRQISRWYDVEVIYKTEPVSFTPGGWVSRSKDINTVLKIMESTEHVHFKVDGRRIVVTQ
- a CDS encoding SusC/RagA family TonB-linked outer membrane protein encodes the protein MYKFYTHKLGVLFWRLLAYLSNLNTKLILIAALLLASTAANAQQITIKVKNASLESVFKEIRSQSGYDVFFDRNLLQKAKPVNVDFVSATLEQAMINVLKNQPLTYTIEARTVIIKDKPTQQIKPTLPQSHPAEIMGRVTDTTGSPLNGATIRVAGRDYIVLSKSDGTFRVEADIGESLTVSFVGYDSKTVRITEIIAGKSIMLKMAAASLEAINVVSTGYQSIQKERTTGSFAQPNKEMYSSRVSTDVLSKLNGIASGLVFNSNTVASRNGLDVNIRGRSTIFANDQPLIVVDNFPYNGDINNINPNDVESITVLRDAAAASIWGVRAGNGVIVITTNKGKLNQALKIGFNANLTVFNKPDLYYNPNQLESKSYIELERFLYGKGYYNTSLSNTTTGPVISPAVKLFASNSNDISTQLDNLNSYDVNKQLSEYFYRKAVNQQYAVNLSGGSQKVRYYFSAGFDNNLSSLNENASERITINSQNIFSVLKNLELTAGVNIVQTKRVIDNTLTNIQNRIFPYTQFADSNGKPLAVPYQYNEAFMQTQMSKGFLDWSYVPLNELGATDNTSKLMDVRINAGLKYTLIKGLTAEVKYQYQRSDLDNRLYQGLQTWYVRNYINQFSVVSSNKVSGYNVPKGGILNLSDNNAVANNVRGTLNYTYLDKDHSITALAGYELSQTTADGNTSVLYGYDDNLATYTNINPLTSFNINPVGSSTIASGLGISSTLVRLRSTFANAAYTYQNKYTISGSARVDGSNYFGVATNQKSVPLWSTGSKWDLSKEEFYELKWLPNISLRASYGYNGNLIQSITGITTFRYNSNATNTNLNYAQISNIGNPDLRWEKTGILNVGIDFGTKNNLITGSFEYFIKRGTDILGFKTFPANSGITTLQGNYSDMTGRGFDLSITSRNINRAFSWYTTMLFSHATDIVTRYDVSPTSSDLVGAGGAGVPNVGKPVFGYYGYKWGGLESSTGNPLGYINGALSQDYSAITSSTPISELEYVGPARPTYFGGLNNRFAYKGFSLSVQINFKLGYYFNAPSIFYSSIGSSGNAFIKGNRDYEKRWQKPGDEKITNIPSINYPFSIARDRFYQFSTINIQNASHVRLQDVSLSYDFSKAVFNNLPFNNLQLFVYANNIAILWKANKAGLDPDAIPGIMINGTMPVPRSFAIGLKGNF